The DNA region AGTGGGAACTGCACCGAATGGAAAAATGGGTGTAAAAGGCTGTCATTAATCAATGTCAATTATTGacaaagggcagaatatgacctcatAGCTTTTGTAAAATTAGTAATTTATTCATCAAATGGGAAATACATAAGATTATTAAAGTGACAGAGcagattaaaacacaaaatgttttattaaaggtcacGAGACTAAACGAAATGTTATCaaattgtcatgatttggtctggtttggttttgtttttcaaagtttagatcttcttgttttagtttttcttatgtttgtgtcccttgtgtttctttaaatgtttcctagtttagtctttagtgtttcctgttttattttgtaatttgttattctagtgcaggggtgcccaaacagtcgatcgcgatcgacaggtagatcgctgactgattctcagtcgatcgcgagatgtttagtcaatataaaatacaattgtaaaatagaaaagtgatttcaatttcatctcattgcactgtttcccacacacgatacctgtgtggggagccaagtatacttccgacctgtttgtatttaatttttcatttattcatgaaattgctgcgtgcatgagagcgagtgcaggcatgcgcaatgacgtgcaggtaaaaccgggggggtaaatgttttaccaaaaagtcatatatagaaactatgctacgagtattaagcgcatttgatgaagctgcagctacttttctctgctcctctctgctgtcatgactgtgagcatggCGGGGGACgggacacaccaacaaacagtgcaaacgcacacacacacacacacacacacacacacacacacacacacacacacacacacacacacacacacacacacacacacacacacacacacacacacacacacacacacacacacacacacacacacacacacacacacacacacacacacacacacacacacttgcactggagcaccagccaccacgcgaacctttttactttttacttttagtgctacagcacacagttgatctgTGATCtttacggaccgaggtgggaacacacgtgacccggtcaaacagtcggttcgactttactccgttcactctcaccgtgtctgcagctaatttaacaaaagcaacatcatctcacagcagcctgctgtagtctgtgaacatctccacacagattaaagttgtttgttgtaaactaaattaagggaaaaacatatgtgatataaatacaaacgtaatattaaaatgtagcctaccctaaaataagagtttaaaaaaaagtatgtcgatattgcattattttttacagaactctcatttattatatctgaaattattttctgtttgttgtgtgagtattaaatgcgtttgtaggctgtcggtaaaggctacggctcactatgtggactggtaaatctcggcagactggtaactttaaaagtagatcttggttcaaaaaagtttgggcacccctgttctagtgtttctctcttttctagTATGTATGGTTCAATTCTTGAGTTCTTTGTGTCTTTGGTGTTTGAGAGTGTAGTTCTTtctccagtgtttcttgtctagTGTTCATTCCTGCCTCTGTGGGTCTTTCTCAAACCAGACACTACACCCCTCTGTTTGCGCGTCCTCGCGGAGGGTTtgccatattaagtccgtcccaaaccaattagcAGGGAGTGGTAGTTGGTTGTAAAACCCTCCACTAGCGAGTCtgcaccgatgccgactttcggCAATAATCAATAGTCCAAGGAACAATCACACAGTTTGTCTTTAATCATTCACGATTCATGGcgttgtgttgtttgttattttacaaaattgAAAGACTGTCGtagaaattatttttattcCAGTTACCTTCCACTTCCCTACAAGTTTCCATGACCCCCCTAGAACCCCCTGGTGACCCCCTAGGGCAGGGATGAGCAACGTTGGTCATAGCAAAGGCCACATTAATTTatttctcactgccagagggccaaattgttgtatacgattacagtcaattatgtctcaaatttaactcaacaaataccagtgatcaaatattattatggacatatttctggttttcatgatttcatggaatattttgtcatgttttcttcatgttccaattaattgatatgtaaaaattgacctgagggccacgttgagggttgatggggacCACATGGGCccccagttgcccacccctgcccTAGGGGTTCAGGGCCCTCACTTTGAAGAACACTGGTGTAGAATATCCAGTGTTGCAGCTGCTGAAGGTGACTTAGTTTCATTACTTTATGTGACGCGACTTCTTAatccatcattttattttatagaatATATTTTATGTCTATCATCCTCATGTGCACCGTACCTTCTAATTTAAGctgtcaaataaataaagtagaacCAAAGTGGAAACCAGAAAATGTGCCTTCAAAGTGTAGTGGAGTAGATTTTAAAGTAATATGAAATAGGAAGTCAAACGTGTACTCAAGCATTGTACTTGAATACACTTTAAGTTATGCAAAACAACACACGTGATGTGGTTATATTAGTGAGTAGAATATTCTACTCACTGATAATAAAAGGTCAGTGAACAAAGAGATCCCTGTGTATAATCACACTGACAGTGAGAATTCAAAGACTCATTTGGATACACTGAATGCTCAGACAAGGCCAGCTGTAGAGTGCTTCAGTTATATGTATTAAAATGTGATGTACTATAACAGCTAGCGGCTGATAAACACTCTGGCTGTGTGAATTTACAGCCTTTTATTGCATCACCTGAGCTTATCTGTCTTGACCAGACAACTGTAAGTCCAACTGTTAGAGCGCATGTTTTACTAAGTCAACAACATGAACTCAAACTCTTTTGTTTCATCTTCAGTGGAGGTATCAGTAAAAAGACTTTGAAGAAAGAAGACAGATGGCAGTCAGCAAATTCAAACAGTGACATTTCACTGacaccacagaaatacaatatGAAATTATTTTGCTTAaattttcttctcttctcaaCTCATGTTACTGTTAATCAGAATGTTTAAGGGCAAATAAGGGGAGGAAGGCTGGAAGGCCAATGGGGTTACACTGATAAACCATCATGGTGctgattggtggatggatgtcCAACAGCACAACATGAAAATGAACCACTGTTACACCAGGAGAACAGTCACGCAGAGATGGGTGATATGAAGTGTCTCCTCCTTTTGCTGTGTGCAGGTGAGTAGTCGATTCTATCTTTACATGTCTGCTGCTTACTTTTTAAGTTTCATCCTTTGAGGTAGAGTTATCTGAATCGTACAGAAACCCAAGGGAAGTATTTTAACAGGCTCAGAGGCTCATATAGTAGAGATGTattatgactgttttttttctcaaaggaCAAAAAACTCAAAGAAAGCATATTTTTGTGACCTTGTAGACTTTCCCGTTCTATTACACTTGCAATAAACACTGGAGGAGACTGCCTTGAGTTGCCACACGAGGGGTACATCCCAGTTCCCTTAATTGCATCCAAGTGTCCTCCACTTGCCTCCTCCACTTGCGTCCTAgtccctcccaccagagatACATGGAGGGATGCAAGGAaacgaagcagaggagagaggaatgAGGAGATGTGTTTTAAGAGACATGAGACGTCCTTTCCTCTGCAGCGTCACGTGAAGCGACATCCGTTTGTAatgatgacatcagctgatcacGTTCAGCTGTCAGTCGACTTAAACAGCTGTTTATGTCCGCACAAATATGAACTCTattatttctaataaaatacacacagtaGCAGTGTTTAATCTGTGTACTTTATCTGataacaaacacctgcacatgaAGAACAACCTACAGTCTGCTTCAAACCAAAAGGACGATTTCTACTGACAAAGAGATTTAATATTAAATTGtctatttattatttgtattagtTTTGACTTTTAATTCGACAATGAACTctgtattttataaacacagatACTTATGTCTCCGGAATACTGACAATTATTTACGAGTTCTAAATAATAGAGAAAAAAGTGACCTTTTTCCAAACAGAAGATCATTAATGATCAGTCTTATATGAAACTTTACGAACGTAAATAATGATGAatgtaaaacgtgtttctgaCTGACAGACTCCCTCTGTCAGCAAGGGCAAACAGTCTGAGtgatcatgaaaagaaaactatTATGAAGAAATcatttatgatgtttttattttaacacttcatatcaacagactttttgtttgacagttaataaaaaacaaatcaaatgtcGGGAGTGATCGGCCTATACACTCTTAGGTATTGATTTTATAGATCTTATAGGCTACATAATATTTCATTGTTACTCTTCatgtcagacactttttttaatcccagctcatcacagacttactctttacaaactgacagatgtttatAATCTGTTTAAATGTCCGACGGCCCGTTTAGCGTCTTTTTAATGTCCGTCTTTTCACCATTATTAAACTTTGCTTATGCTGATAAGTTTCATTGAAGTCTGATCCGCAGCAGCGTCCAATCAATGAGTGATATTCGATAAGGGGGCGTGCATGTCAGTAAAAAGACTTCAGCTGCAAAGTCAGCTCTCGTGTATCCTCGGTCATCGCTCCTCagatctctctcctctctcctcgttcctctcctcctttcagtTATAAGAGCTTTGGGACAATCTTTATCATGGCGGGACTTGAACTACTTCCGGTTTGGCCGAGGAGATAGCGATTTCCTCGATTTCATAAGGACCGATATAACAAGGAGCCAGCTTCTTGGAAGCAACACTGAGGGGAATGTGTTTAGAACTTAGCCAAACCTTCTGACCGGGAGAGTAGTTGGGAGCAGAATCTCTGtggcagtcagccagtctctgGTTGCACTCTCTGGTCCTTAAAAGTGCTGCCCTGGCCCCAACCCAGACTCTGCGGATCTGACGACGGTGAGTTTGGACTGATTGTAATTTGATTTCCATCTCCTGTGCAGGGAAGAGAGGAGGTAAATAACCCTAAGTACACTCATAAGGCACCATACCTGTGACTGAAGAGGTGAGTAAGTTGAGGGCAAACGCCACCCAAGCCAGGTGCTCACTCCACGATGAAGGTTTTTGGGCACATAAACATCTGAGGGCTGCTTCGAGGTCTCGAGGGCCCTCTCATTCTGCCCGTTGGTTTGAAGGATGGTAGCCAGATGATAAACTGACCGTTGCCCCAGTGCCCGACAGAAAGCTTTCCAAACTTATGAGGTGTATTGTGGTCCTCGATCAGAGACGATATCCAATGGTTTCCCATGGAATCGGAATACATACAGCTTTGGAGAGCCAGTCAACAATGATGAGTACTGTAGTATTACCTTGTGAAGGTGGTAAACTGGTAAGGAAGTCCAGGGCAATGTGAGACCACGGACAGCCTGGCACTAGGAGCGGACGGAGGAGATCCACAGGAGGGCGATGGGATGCTTTACTATGGGAGCAGACAGAGCAGGTTTTAATAAATTCCTTGGTATCAATAGTCATGGTGGGCCACCAGAAGTGTCGTCGCAGCAGGTCCAGGGTGTGAGAGACCCTCGGATGTGCAGATCTCACTACTGACTCGGTTGCCCGCATGACAGCTGCCACCAGGCATGATGAGGGGAGAATCGTGTCAGGATTAATTGGTGTCTCATCTGCTGCAGCGAACTGTCTGGAGAGTGCGTCAGGTTCGATATATTTACTTCCTGGTCTATAGGTAAGGTTGAACTTGAAACGGCCAAAAAACAAAGCCCACCAGGCTTGTCTGGTGTTGAGCCTTTTGGCCTTCTGGATGTATGATAAGTTCTTGACCAAACCAGAAAGGGTGTCTTAACTTCCCTCCAACCAGTTCTAATGCCAACTTCACAGCCAGAAGCTCCCTATTACCCAGGTCGTAATTCCTTTCTGCGGGGGACAGTTTGCGGGAGAAAAAGGTACAAGGATGCAATTTTTGATCTTTGTGAGAGAATGGGGCCGACACCCACATCTGAGGCGTCCACCTCCATGATGAATTGGAGTGCGAGATCAGGCGATCTGAAGTTGGTTCTCCACACGATTGAGGCTTGTGGAGATCACTTGCAGGGACTCCATGTGTCACAGCCCTGCTCTGCCTCTCAGTACTTTTCCATTCAGACCGCCTCCCTCTCACTCTACCTGTCAGGCACACCCACCTCATCAGCTCTCTCAGCTGCAGCTAATCAGTAATCAAGCACCTACATAAGCTGCTGCTCCAAACTCTCTCATTTCCAGATTGTCATCACATTCATACCTCATTCCATCGGTTTCCCTTGGACTGATCTACAGGTCCTGCATGTCTTGGGCTCACCTTCTCCATCAAAACCTTGGTAATTACCTCAGCTTTCTGTCTGAGTGTGGCTTACCTGTTTTGTCTGTTCGACGTGagtttttctgtgttcatgtttgttctGCACGATCAGTTCTGGACTCTTTTCCTGTGCCCTCAGCGGCTACTTCAGATTAGACCGTGATTacctctgtttgtctttgtatcACCTGCTGCTGagaaataaagtgtgtgtgactATATCTGCCAGTTTCCTGTCATTCTTCAATTGGGTCCATACACTGCCAGTTACACCATGAGACCACAAAGGGTCTGGTGGTGCTGCCCAAGCATGATTCCTTGAGAGGAGATCGTTTGGCGCAGGGAGTTAACATTAGATTGTAAATCTGAGTCGGCTGGGTCCATGTTGGCCGAATTATTCTGTTACGAACAACACACGTGTTTGTTTTAGGACCCAAACGCACGACTCAGACAGTTAGTACAGTTATGGAGTTCCTTTAACGTTAACACGATATGTGCACGTGGAAGCGGGGAGTGATGTCAGGGGATCCGTGAGGTGGTGTCTGTGCTTTTTGTTACTGTCCCTCTATAGCTATTTTCATTTAGCTTTGATCCCTAAccactttctgtttctgtagtTAAGTTAGTGTCATATGTACAATCTACCCGATGTtcgtttatttttttcaaaataaaacaatgtttgtattcaaacaggaagttaagTACCCTCATCATAAGACAATacaacaattcaaaataaagctcAACAAAAGcagttttgaaatgcaaaataatgaagttttcaacatgaaaaactataaatgtgtttattcgcgattaactattgaaattcatAAATTAATCACAAGTGaattattttcattgttttacagCCCTATTATTAGCCATTAATATGCCATCAAAGTAACCACATGCCGGGGGCTGTAAGACCAGTGGAACTTGATGAACAGAGATGGCTGCTGAGTAACtaagtgggagagagagaagaggtcCATTGAGTTCAATAATAGATTCAGATGTAGTTTTAGATATTATGGGAATTATTTGTCAAACTAGCAACTTGACTCTTAAGAGAGCAATGTACAGGGCATTTACGGTGGGTAGATCTTTCCATCAACATGTTAATGCTTGATGTCTGGAAATATCTGCAGGAGAGTTTAACATGTTGAACATTTATTTCCAGATGCAATGCAGGTCATAAAGATGTGATGTTGAGAGCCAAATAAAAGACCcttattaaagaaaataataataatccatgTCCATCCAGTGCTGTATTTCAATATCTCCTCTATAGTTATGTACTAATGAAAAGTGTTGCATTTAAGTAAAATAATGAAAGATTGAGAGAAAATAGCTCTAATACTGGGTTTCCAAAGGATTATACAACACGAAGTATATTAACTTTCCAAAATGAAAAAGTTGTTGGGTCCAAAAACTGTTCCAACTCCCAGTCACCTGGTGGACTTTCTCTTTCAGGTGTCACAGTGAGCACAGCTGTGGATCTGCAGAAGAGAATTATTAATGGTAGTCCATGTGGAAATGAAGAGCGCCGGTACCATGTCAAGTTAATAGCATCAAATGGGAAGAAAGACTTCTTCTGTGGTGGCTCCCTGATCAGTGAGAGCTATGTTCTGACTGCAGCTCACTGCTGGAAACAGGGGTGGTAAGAAAGTGATGgtttggttttaaaatgaagtaagGGTAAATTTGTCAATTAAATGAAATTGAGCTGAAAGTCATGCTGTAATTCCAAACATGAAGACAGcttttctttagtttttctGATGTAAATATTCAATAATAACTGACCTCTGTTATCATAATACCGTATATCTACAATTATACAGTCATgttcctttctttatttttttaggaaTATGACTGCATTAGTAGGAGTGCATCCAGGTCAACCAGAAGGAGTGACAATCACAGAATACCATATCTACAATGACACTAATGGGAACCATGACATCATGCTGCTGAAGTTACCACAACCCACTCAGATTCCATACGTAGCACTTcctaatgaaaataaatgtagtaaATTTCATAAAATGTGAGTTTTGATCTTTCCtaagctttttcttaaagttaaAATCTTTAGGAGCtacaagcaacaacaacaaacctaaacaaacacaatgtaaaGACTGTCATTTTATCATCCTTttcataatatttttttttaaaaagccttcgGACTGCAGGACATGGAGCCACAATTATGGGTCCTGATCATAAAAGaggtacattttttaagttattatttatgtttatccAAAATGGTGTTCGTACTTTAGTTTGTGTGCTAAGTAAAATAACTGCACAATTTAGTTCACAATGTAGTCTTTTATTTTAGCATTAAATAGTTTGAGATGATTTTTggtgtagaagaaaaaaaactcaagttaaAAGAAAGTTCTACACGATACATTGATCTAATGAAGAAtgtaaaagtaaagaaaaattCTCAACAATTTAAacaataaaggttttttttgtctctgcagtTAATACGTTCTCCTCGTCCTTATCTAGGAATTGATAGACCAAAAGAACTTCACTGTGCTGACATCCCAGTCTTCCAGTGTCCGGACTataaaaaatgtctgcagagCAGCCCTTACCGAACAGCTCAGTATTACAGCTATCAACACTTCTTCTGTAGCCAATCTAATACTGTGGATATTTCTCCAGTGAGTCTGAACAGCTTCTTGTATTACACATTTCCTACAGCCAATACACGAGTTACCATTTAAATATGATTTAAGTTTTTAAGTCAAGATATTCAATTCTAAATGTTTATCTGTCTCACAGGGTGACTCTGGTGGAGGAGCCGTGCAAAATTGCAGGATTTACGGGGTCAACGCTTTTGTTGCTAATGGTACTCATGCCTGCGTTAACAAATCTGGATACATGGACGTCTGTAAATACATGCCATGGATCAAAGAGAAAGTGGGTCTTGgtttttttaacaaagttaGTAATAAAGCTTTGTCCAGGGGGGAAGGGGGTAAGTGTCTTAATCCTTAGTTGTCCTTGTGAAGcccatttgaaaaaagaaacagcattACTGCTAAAGCATTACTGAAGTGATTTGATTTAACTGTtagaaggcaaaaaaaacatgtttaaaaatgtgcattttccAATATACTCATGAAAtgtatttggcttttttttgtcagtttgtctgtaaaaactataaacatgtaaaatatgaTCATGATTAATgatgaatttaaaatgaatatgactcaaaatgtgttgtgtttattttattttggagacTTTCTAATAACAAtcaatgtttttatgtattttattgaaATCCAGCAGAATAAAGCAGAATTATATTAAATTTTGAGTTGGGTTTTGGACAAttcaattaaaggcacagtatttAAATTCCACCACTAGGGGGCTCCCAATCACTAcattagaaaaaaacagttttgtatTGTATTAAAAAGTTGTAAAACTTTTGAATTTAAAGCTGGCTCAGTAAAGAACACTTCATTGATCAATCAATGAATTATTCATTCTTTCAGTGTCTGTTTTTCACAGCtatttcataataaaaaataatctttccCTGAAGCCACCAACAGACGAGAGAGCACACCTTCATAAATCTGTGTCTTAAATGCGCAGTTAGTAGATTCTGCCACCAGGAAGCTCTCAGTCAAAAAATAACGAAAGATTacgtggggaatcatgggagtgatcctctctgctactcccccccccccccccccccccccccacaaactCAGAGATGACCGCAGTCAAGATGTGTTTACTGTCAAGCTAATGTAACCAAGTGtcatttacatgacgtttttatcacagcaacacatacagcaacagtacagcaACTTTCAGAAGCAGTTCATGCTTCCTTATGCTGTGGTCATTAGCGTTACATCcactgtttccatggcaacgataaacctgttgtgtctgtcatgtcGGCTCTGTCATGGTGACCGccacaaaatataaaattatagatttctctggctttgataacctACCATGTTACATTTTACAGTCTTTTACACTCCCATGATTAAAGGCTTCAGACAATTTATTTCATTATATAAGATCTGGACCTGCTGAGAATTATGATTAAAACCTactgggaaaatgttttaaagtcacAGTGACAGTGTCCGGTTTCTTTGTCATTATTAGAATATAAATGCTATGTTTTGGAACTCCTAAcacttgtttttacatttttcttattCCTGTAAAAAACTTTCTTCCCTTCACCAGCAACCCCACAAGCAGTCACAAATATCTGTGTGCTGTTGGAGCAGAGCTTCAATATTACCTGGTGTGACAGAGGTTAATTCCACAAATGGATTCAAAGCCTCTCAGGAAATTTGGACAGTGACATTTCCTGTGATGGCAGTGACATTTGTGGTGACATTTGATCCTCTGAATTTGCCGTCAGCCAAATCTCATCGGATATGCAGGACCTGTGTCCTGCCATTTTAGACCATCGATCTTCAAATGAGCCTCTGCTGACGTGcaaaatgtaaagatttagCTACATGCATGGTGATCATGAGgctaatgaaaaaaacatcaggagTGAGTGAGAGCAGGGGAAAAGATTctgagagaaagggagagagaggacagataTGAATGGAATAGATACATAATGTAAGATGTGAGGTAATCTAAAAGAAGACACAAGAAAAGTCAAGTTTTACACAAAATCCGCAGCAGTGTGAATAAATAGCCATTTTAAACACATGTCCCAAATTCACAGAAAACCTGAAAGCTTGACCTTTCATTTAAGGGAAGGCTGAGGCTTTATAATGCTAAGAGTTGCTAAGTACTCTCAGTGATCGTCTTTAACCTCCTCCAAGAAAACTGGGGGCTTCAAAAAGATTGCCCTTAAACTAATGGATTTAGCCAAGTAGGCTAGGTGTGCTCCTTTCTTATTGCCTAGAATGCATCTTTCTTTTATTCTGGTGGGAGAGGTCTCTCCAGGATATCAATCCCAGTATCCATAGGACAAAATAGACCACTGAGAGGTTGTGATAAGCATGAATATAGTTTGCATAACAGGCAAAAAAGATGACTAttgacatgaaaacacactccCAACCATTGGCAATACCACAGCGGGGTCGGGTGAGTATATCACCACATTTAGAACGATAGAAAAGAAAGCTCAAATCAGCATCTCCATTGCTTGTGAAAgttgacaagaaaaaaagacccCAGCAGACATCATAAGCCAAGGCACTCATCTACCAGTAGAGGGCAGcgtggattaaaaaaagaaagcgtGCAATTAGATGACATCTGATTCAGTAGAAGTAGAGTCAAACATGGGGTGGCATCTCTTTTTGGGAATGTCTTCCTATGAACATGTGTGTATATGGAGGGTAAAGGGATGTTTTCCTGTATACTCAATTCTTCAAGCTCTGAGGAGCACAAAAACCTAAAaaggtttgcacattttttttcagatttatacACATATGCAcagaattttattttaaaagtcaagtGGCCTACACCTCTTTCAGGCCAGTTTGCTATGCATGCTACAGTTAATGGACTCTGTCAATGTCCCAGATCGTCACTGGTTACAAGTATTCAGTCAGTATTTGGGTATATGTTGTGTGAACACCAGCAACTAAAGTTTTGGCAGTCTCTCTTTTTACTGATTAAGTTGTAATCCTCAGAACATTGTGAATACAGACCCAATCTACTGCATAATGATTCAGTCACTGCCCCCTGATATCACTGCCCCCCTCTGGCTGCTGAGCAAACTTCAGTTTTGATAAGAAAGACCTCCTTTACAAAGAGCAGAGGGACTGTTCAAGTCTTTACAAGTCCATACAAAATGACATTCTGATGTTTTGGCTGCAGGATTTGTAGGAAGCTGGAACTTAAGATGACGTCTGCCTTGTAAGCCAAGCAAACAGATAACATCTATTGAAAATAATTGCGAGAACCAACTACTCCCAATCGTACTGTTACGAATGAATGAAATGCCTACTTGTACGTCCCACGTCTTGGCATGCTGAAGATCTTTTACTGGGGAGTAAACACAGAGGGAGTCTGGTGCCTCAAAGCCGGTGTTACCTGATAAAAGAATCCCTGGTGGGTCTCATTTAGCTAAAATAAATGCTGGCCTTGCAGTTTTTGATATCAGCAATGGATTCAACAAGGTCATTACTGAGCTCAGGTAATTGGCAGAAACACATTTGGAGATGTGTGTGTCCTAAACATCTGAGtgatttgaaatattttctggctgaaaaatgaatcagagTGGGAATATACAGATGAAGCATCTGTGAGTCAAGAATTATCCCTTAAGGGGTTCCATATTGTTACGTGCTGTAGCgctgtgtctctccctctctctctcctgtgtgctcTTCAGGTGCTGCTTCTCAGCGTCAGCGCAGCCAGACACACCTGTGGCGgtgctttaaaggtcacatattatgcaaaatactcTTTACCATActtttctaacactaacatgagTCCCTTGTCCgtctacaacccccccc from Labrus bergylta chromosome 6, fLabBer1.1, whole genome shotgun sequence includes:
- the LOC109993411 gene encoding trypsin-5 isoform X2 — encoded protein: MSWAHLLHQNLGVTVSTAVDLQKRIINGSPCGNEERRYHVKLIASNGKKDFFCGGSLISESYVLTAAHCWKQGWNMTALVGVHPGQPEGVTITEYHIYNDTNGNHDIMLLKLPQPTQIPYVALPNENKCSKFHKILRTAGHGATIMGPDHKRGIDRPKELHCADIPVFQCPDYKKCLQSSPYRTAQYYSYQHFFCSQSNTVDISPGDSGGGAVQNCRIYGVNAFVANGTHACVNKSGYMDVCKYMPWIKEKVGLGFFNKVSNKALSRGEGGKCLNP
- the LOC109993411 gene encoding trypsin-4 isoform X1 → MGDMKCLLLLLCAGVTVSTAVDLQKRIINGSPCGNEERRYHVKLIASNGKKDFFCGGSLISESYVLTAAHCWKQGWNMTALVGVHPGQPEGVTITEYHIYNDTNGNHDIMLLKLPQPTQIPYVALPNENKCSKFHKILRTAGHGATIMGPDHKRGIDRPKELHCADIPVFQCPDYKKCLQSSPYRTAQYYSYQHFFCSQSNTVDISPGDSGGGAVQNCRIYGVNAFVANGTHACVNKSGYMDVCKYMPWIKEKVGLGFFNKVSNKALSRGEGGKCLNP